AGGCCTCCAGTTCCCCGTCGGCCGCACACGGCCGATGTTCAATCGTTTCTACGTCTTCCAAAGCGTTTCCTCCAGCAAATACCGCGATTCCCGGAAGCGGCCGATTCGGCCATGAGGGCGGGAGGTGCAAACGCCTCCCGCCCCCCGACATGCTCTTACTTCAGACCGGCCTGACGCATGACCTCGTCCTGGAAGTCGTCCTGCTTCTTCTCGATGCCCTCGCCCTTCTCGTAGCGGACGAACTGCTTGACGGTGATCTCGCCGCCTGCGGTGGCGGCGACCTCCTTCACCAGGGCGCCGACGGTCTTGCTGGAGTCCTTCACCCACTCCTGCTCGAGCAGGCAGACCTCCTTGTAGTACTTCTGGATCCGGCCCGCCACCATCTTCTCGGCGATCTCAGGCTTCTTGCCCTCGTTGACGGCCTGGGCCTTCAGGATCTCCTTCTCGTGCTCGATCTCGGCGGCCGGCACGTCGGCCGGCGCCACGTAGCGGGCCTTCATCGAGGCGATCTGCAGCGCCAGCTCGTGGCAGAGGTTCTTCACCTCGGGATGGTCCGCCACGGCCTTGCTCGCGGTCGCCAGCTCGATCAGCACGCCGACCCGGCCATCGCCGTGGATGTAGGCGTGAACGCGGCCCGCCTCCGGGGCCTCGTACCGGGCGAAGCGGCGCACCTGGATGTTCTCGCCGATGCGGGCGACGGCCTCCTTGACGGTGTCGCCCAGGGCCTCCTGCAGCGCCTCCATGTTCGCCGGCTTGGTCTTCAGCACCAGCTGGGCCACGTGGTTGCACAGGTCGATGAACTGCTCGCCCTTGGCCACGAAGTCGGTCTCGCAGTTGACCTCGACCAGCACGCCGTGCCGGTCGCCCTCCTCCACGATCGCGTAGACGCGGCCGTCAGCAGCGACACGGCCGGCCTTCTTGACAGCGGTGGCCAGCCCCTTCTCCCGCAGGTAGTCAATCGCCTTGTCGAAGTCGCCGTCGGTGGCGATCAGCGCCTTCTTGCAGTCCATCATGCCGGCTCCGGTGCGGGCCCGCAGGTCAGCGACCATTTTTGCGGTAATCTCGGCCATGTGCAAACTACCCCCTGTTGGTTAGGATTCCACCTTCCGGGACATTGGATACCAGTTTTTGGTCCGCACGGTCATAACGGACCGGGGGACGCGGCGTGCCGTCCACTCTCCCCCGGCATGCCCCCCGCCTGGCGCAGGGGATCCGTATTCCTATAGAAAGGCGGGGCGACCAAGGCGTCAATCCCGTCTCGTGGGATAGGCTTCCTCGAGTCCGCCCCGCTCATGCTCAACTGCAGCTACTCCGCCTCCACGTCCACGCCGGCCTCGAACTCCTCGGCCGGCTCGGCGTCCGCAGCCGCCTCCTCAACCTCGTCGACCGTGGCGGAAGCGTCCACACCCTGGCGGCCCTCGATGACGGCGTCGGCAATCTTGCTGGTGAGCAGCTTGACCGCACGGATGGCGTCATCGTTGCCCGGGATGATATGGTCGATCTCGTCAGGGTCACAATTGGTGTCGACGATCGCGACGATCGGGATCCGCAGCTTCCGCAGCTCGGCCACCGCGATGCGCTCCTTGCGGGGGTCGATCACGAAGGCCATGTCGGGCAGGCTCTTCATGCCCTTGATGCCACCGAGGTACTTCTCGAGCTTCTCCCGCTCGTGCTGCAGCTGGGCCTGCTCCTTCTTGGTCAGCTTGGTCCAGTACTCGGTGCCCTCGATCTCCTCGAGCTCGATCAGGCGGTTGATGCGCTTCTTGATGGTCTCGAAGTTGGTCAGCATGCCGCCCAGCCAGCGCTGGTTGACGTAGAACATGCCGCAGCGCTCGGCCTCTTCCCGCACCGCATCCTGCGCCTGCTTCTTGGTGCCGATGAAGAGGATCTTCCCGCCGTCGGCGGCCATCTGCCGCACCGCGTTGTAAGCGGCGTCGACCATGCGGACGGTCTTCTGCAGATCGATGATGTAGATGCCGTTCCGCTCGGTGAAGATGTACTCCTTCATCTTCGGGTTCCACCGGCGGGTCTGGTGACCGAAGTGGACACCCGCCTCGAGGAGCTGCTTCATGGAAATCACAGACACGGGTAACATTCACCTCCGCTGATTTTGGAGCCTCCGCCCGCCTCATCCCGCACCGGAACTGCCCTGAGGCAGCATCGCCGCTGTGGTCGACGGACGTGTGTAGTCACACACCAACCGATATCTTAGCATAATCAGGGGACAGTGGCAAAGGGTTTTCGCAGCTAGAGTCCAAACCACGTCCGGATCTGTTCCGGTGTCGCCCCCTGCGCGACCATCGCCGACAGGTTACGGAGAAGCAGAACCGTGTCCGGCGCGTAGCGCGCCTCGCCGCCCGGGCCGGGTGCGGTCAGGCAGCGCATCTGGGCCGCGAACCGCTCGCTGAACCAGCG
Above is a genomic segment from Symbiobacterium terraclitae containing:
- a CDS encoding MerR family transcriptional regulator, which codes for MTDWLTERELLVQAGISAAELRWFSERFAAQMRCLTAPGPGGEARYAPDTVLLLRNLSAMVAQGATPEQIRTWFGL
- the tsf gene encoding translation elongation factor Ts; amino-acid sequence: MAEITAKMVADLRARTGAGMMDCKKALIATDGDFDKAIDYLREKGLATAVKKAGRVAADGRVYAIVEEGDRHGVLVEVNCETDFVAKGEQFIDLCNHVAQLVLKTKPANMEALQEALGDTVKEAVARIGENIQVRRFARYEAPEAGRVHAYIHGDGRVGVLIELATASKAVADHPEVKNLCHELALQIASMKARYVAPADVPAAEIEHEKEILKAQAVNEGKKPEIAEKMVAGRIQKYYKEVCLLEQEWVKDSSKTVGALVKEVAATAGGEITVKQFVRYEKGEGIEKKQDDFQDEVMRQAGLK
- the rpsB gene encoding 30S ribosomal protein S2, with the protein product MSVISMKQLLEAGVHFGHQTRRWNPKMKEYIFTERNGIYIIDLQKTVRMVDAAYNAVRQMAADGGKILFIGTKKQAQDAVREEAERCGMFYVNQRWLGGMLTNFETIKKRINRLIELEEIEGTEYWTKLTKKEQAQLQHEREKLEKYLGGIKGMKSLPDMAFVIDPRKERIAVAELRKLRIPIVAIVDTNCDPDEIDHIIPGNDDAIRAVKLLTSKIADAVIEGRQGVDASATVDEVEEAAADAEPAEEFEAGVDVEAE